In the Bradyrhizobium guangzhouense genome, one interval contains:
- a CDS encoding lactonase family protein — translation MVTTLFTAFALVLGARAGMAETFAYVGNADSNDISVFKIAENGEMTPVQTAAFTGVEKPGASTPLAITPDHRVLIAGIRSQPFVAVSFAIDQKTGLLSHIGNGPLADSMANIATDRGGKVLFSASYGGNKVALNPLAADGVVGEPRQVIPTGLNAHAFLPSPDNRFVFATNLGSDQVLRFAFDAGTGALTPSDQPAVKTPEKSGPRHFVFHPNGKFVYLVHELNGDVAAYGYEAKSGAWNEIQRTTALPEGFNGKDSGQKPWAADIHITPDGRFLYASERTTNTLTAYKVDGSSGKLTTVGSVPTEKQPRGFNIDPTGHYLAAVGELSDGMTVYAIDQSSGALSKLKSYATGKKPNWVEFLTLK, via the coding sequence ATCGTCACCACACTCTTCACTGCATTTGCCCTTGTCTTGGGAGCCCGCGCCGGCATGGCCGAAACCTTCGCCTATGTCGGCAATGCCGACAGCAACGACATCAGCGTGTTCAAGATTGCCGAGAACGGCGAGATGACGCCGGTGCAGACCGCCGCCTTCACGGGCGTCGAAAAGCCGGGCGCCTCGACGCCGCTTGCGATCACGCCGGACCATCGCGTGCTGATCGCCGGCATCCGTTCGCAGCCCTTTGTTGCGGTGAGCTTTGCGATCGACCAGAAGACGGGCCTCCTCAGCCATATCGGCAACGGACCGCTCGCCGACAGCATGGCCAACATCGCCACCGACCGCGGCGGCAAGGTGTTGTTCAGCGCCTCCTATGGCGGCAACAAGGTCGCACTGAATCCGCTTGCCGCTGATGGCGTCGTCGGTGAGCCCAGGCAGGTGATCCCGACCGGGCTGAATGCGCATGCCTTCCTGCCTTCGCCCGACAATCGCTTCGTGTTCGCGACCAATCTCGGTTCGGACCAGGTGCTGCGCTTTGCGTTCGATGCGGGCACCGGCGCGCTGACGCCGAGCGATCAGCCTGCCGTCAAGACGCCGGAGAAATCCGGGCCGCGGCACTTCGTGTTCCACCCCAATGGCAAGTTCGTCTATCTCGTTCACGAGCTGAACGGCGACGTCGCAGCGTACGGCTACGAGGCCAAGAGCGGCGCCTGGAACGAGATCCAGCGCACCACTGCGCTGCCCGAGGGCTTCAACGGCAAAGACTCTGGTCAGAAGCCTTGGGCTGCCGACATCCACATCACCCCGGACGGCCGCTTCCTCTACGCCTCGGAGCGCACCACCAACACGCTCACCGCCTACAAGGTCGATGGATCATCCGGCAAGCTGACCACTGTTGGCAGCGTGCCGACCGAGAAGCAGCCGCGCGGCTTCAACATCGATCCCACCGGCCACTACCTCGCCGCCGTCGGCGAGCTCTCCGACGGCATGACGGTCTATGCCATCGACCAGAGCAGCGGCGCGCTGAGCAAGCTGAAATCCTACGCCACCGGCAAGAAGCCGAACTGGGTGGAATTTTTGACGCTGAAGTGA
- a CDS encoding L,D-transpeptidase has translation MGKRAKRGTAKALALPMAARVAIGAVAIAIVGYSLLSRPAGVQSTQKPSQHQAQASSSPVYVATPAHVAAPAAAPIPAPAPTPAPLVEPPKAAEGPGAFVRQVVDYTSHQTPGTVIVDTKNTFLYFVLNDTQALRYGIGVGREGFTWSGEQTVARKTEWPDWRPPTEMLVRQPYLPRFMAGGPGNPLGARAMYLGETEFRIHGTNKPDTIGKRVSSGCIRLTNEDVVDLYERVKVGAKVIVLPATAAQMPSSRSKLAEAQ, from the coding sequence ATGGGTAAGCGGGCCAAACGTGGAACGGCGAAAGCACTCGCACTACCCATGGCCGCGAGAGTTGCCATAGGCGCTGTCGCCATCGCCATCGTGGGGTACAGTTTGCTGTCTCGCCCTGCGGGTGTGCAATCGACACAGAAGCCGTCCCAGCACCAGGCTCAGGCGTCGTCCTCGCCGGTTTACGTGGCAACACCTGCTCATGTCGCGGCGCCGGCTGCGGCGCCGATTCCAGCTCCAGCCCCGACCCCGGCGCCTCTGGTCGAGCCACCAAAAGCCGCTGAGGGTCCCGGCGCCTTTGTCCGCCAGGTGGTTGACTACACCAGCCATCAAACGCCTGGCACCGTGATCGTCGATACCAAGAACACGTTCCTCTATTTCGTTCTGAACGACACGCAGGCGCTGCGCTACGGCATCGGTGTCGGCCGCGAAGGTTTCACTTGGTCCGGTGAGCAGACGGTGGCGCGCAAGACGGAATGGCCGGATTGGCGTCCGCCCACGGAGATGCTTGTGCGCCAGCCTTATCTGCCGCGGTTCATGGCAGGCGGCCCAGGCAACCCGCTCGGCGCCCGGGCCATGTATCTCGGCGAGACCGAATTCAGGATCCACGGCACCAACAAGCCGGATACGATCGGCAAGCGGGTCTCGTCGGGTTGCATCCGGCTGACCAATGAGGACGTCGTGGACCTCTATGAGCGGGTGAAAGTCGGAGCGAAAGTGATCGTGCTTCCGGCAACCGCTGCGCAGATGCCGTCATCCAGATCGAAGCTCGCCGAGGCCCAGTAA
- a CDS encoding GMC family oxidoreductase produces MYDYIIVGGGSAGSVLAHRLSARSANKVLLCEAGQDTPPGNEPAEIRDSYPGTAYFDPRFHWTELKVTTQVVSHNNPNEARPPLRKYEQARVLGGGSSINGQMANRGAPTDYDEWQARGAEGWAWADVLPFFKKVERDLDFDGPYHGKDGKIPVRRIPREHWTKHSQAFADAFDQAGHPYVADQNGEFVDGYFAVTHSNQAEQRVSAAMGYLDRDTRKRANLTISTNTQVRELIFEGTQCVGVKADIDGREQEFRGREIILSSGAIHSPAHLLRAGIGPVGHLKDMGIPVLMGLAGVGQRLMDHPSISLSSFVRRGARMNEHTRRHMQLGLRYSSGLEGVPKGDMFVVVLSKSAWHAVGAQIGSLLTFVNKTYSETGQVKLASREPTAEPIVEFNLLSDRRDLDRLMSGFRKMAAIQMSDIVKKVTDKPFPAAYTDKVRKIGVVNTQNKILTRVAAAMMDGPAALRHYLIDNFVVEGFTFDDVINNDEALEAFVRKATIGVWHASCSCRMGRADDPMAVVDTQGRVKGIQGLRVVDASIFPVVPCANTNFPVLMSAEKIAAAMMQ; encoded by the coding sequence GTGTACGACTACATTATCGTGGGCGGCGGCTCGGCAGGGTCCGTGCTGGCCCACCGGCTCTCCGCCAGGAGCGCCAACAAGGTCCTGCTCTGCGAAGCCGGACAGGACACACCACCCGGCAACGAGCCGGCCGAAATCAGAGACAGCTATCCGGGCACCGCCTATTTCGATCCGCGCTTTCACTGGACCGAGCTGAAGGTCACGACCCAGGTCGTCAGCCACAACAATCCGAACGAAGCGCGTCCGCCCTTGCGCAAATACGAGCAGGCCCGCGTGCTCGGCGGCGGCTCGTCGATCAACGGCCAGATGGCCAATCGCGGCGCGCCGACCGATTATGACGAATGGCAGGCGCGGGGCGCCGAGGGCTGGGCATGGGCCGACGTGCTGCCCTTCTTCAAGAAGGTGGAGCGCGATCTCGATTTCGACGGCCCGTATCACGGCAAGGACGGGAAAATTCCCGTCCGCCGCATTCCCAGGGAGCACTGGACGAAGCACTCGCAGGCGTTCGCCGACGCCTTCGATCAAGCCGGCCATCCCTACGTGGCCGACCAGAACGGCGAGTTCGTCGACGGCTATTTCGCGGTGACGCATTCCAACCAGGCCGAGCAGCGCGTCTCGGCCGCGATGGGCTATCTCGATCGCGACACCCGCAAGCGCGCCAATCTCACCATCTCCACCAACACGCAGGTTCGAGAGCTGATCTTCGAAGGCACACAATGCGTCGGCGTGAAGGCTGACATCGACGGACGCGAGCAGGAATTCCGCGGCCGCGAGATCATCCTCTCCTCGGGCGCGATCCATTCGCCCGCGCATCTCCTGCGCGCCGGCATCGGTCCGGTGGGCCACCTCAAGGACATGGGCATTCCGGTGCTGATGGGGCTCGCCGGCGTCGGCCAGCGCCTGATGGACCATCCTTCGATCTCGCTGTCGTCCTTTGTTCGCCGCGGCGCGCGCATGAACGAGCACACCAGGCGGCACATGCAGCTTGGCCTGCGTTACTCGTCGGGACTTGAAGGCGTGCCGAAGGGCGACATGTTCGTCGTCGTGCTCTCCAAATCGGCCTGGCACGCGGTCGGCGCGCAGATCGGCTCGCTGCTCACCTTCGTCAACAAGACGTATTCCGAGACGGGACAGGTGAAGCTCGCCTCGCGCGAGCCCACGGCTGAACCGATCGTCGAGTTCAATCTGTTGTCCGACCGGCGCGACCTCGACCGCCTGATGAGCGGCTTCCGCAAGATGGCGGCGATTCAGATGAGCGACATCGTCAAGAAGGTCACGGACAAGCCGTTTCCGGCCGCCTACACCGACAAGGTGCGCAAGATCGGCGTGGTCAACACCCAAAACAAGATCCTGACCAGGGTCGCCGCGGCCATGATGGACGGGCCGGCGGCGCTGCGCCACTACCTGATCGACAATTTCGTGGTCGAGGGCTTTACCTTCGATGACGTGATCAACAACGACGAGGCGCTGGAAGCCTTCGTGCGCAAGGCCACCATCGGCGTGTGGCACGCCTCCTGCTCATGCCGCATGGGCCGGGCCGACGATCCGATGGCCGTCGTCGACACCCAGGGCCGGGTCAAGGGCATTCAGGGCCTGCGCGTCGTCGACGCCTCGATCTTCCCGGTGGTGCCCTGTGCCAACACCAATTTTCCGGTGCTGATGTCGGCGGAGAAGATCGCTGCGGCGATGATGCAGTGA
- a CDS encoding GAF domain-containing protein: protein MKRGRSGSKSSARPPTSRVKKPGLREPAPRAKAAPRAKAAPREQKTSVAAENARLKILLEAARLQQQASAEILRAIAEAGGDVARPLQQIAETMARLFAAPSVSVQLAEGREFTQEYRVGSIAQRIGSAYPRSNIKVGGRNLPGTVVAENRQIHIPDLDHLDPSMADFPGLPHARAGGARVVCGTPLRREGRAIGALIVFRDQLLPFTDEELALLQSVADQAVIAIENARLFNEKRDALARQTATSDILRVISQSPTDAQPVFDVIAQTAIRLLGCHRAFIQRCDDECFWTVTWWGAEGRLPLANTPRVKIDPAANFPSRAIVQKETVHLPDWSLLELPPHERMIRDRLGLQTALFMPLLRDNKCIGLLSVAGTRPNMFGENEIALAESFRDQALIAIENVRLFDEVQSKAGDLAEALQQQTATADVLKVISRSAFDLQTVLETLTHSAVELSGTSNGAIFLRDGDVFRYRASSRGDSNPVWLKWLEDHPQRAGRNTATARAIATGKVAAVADVLADPEVDLPATPLAGIRAALSVPLLRDGKVEGVMTLTRQVPGPFTDRQIDLVQTFADQAVIAIENARLLDEIQAKTRDLSEALTYQTGSANILNVIASSPTDVAPVLKAIVENACELCEADDAIVYLSDGQYLRFSAHHGPLEFNVEKWPIDRASAAGRAFVDRESVHIHDVLSKQGEQVPAGQLAARRIGVRTMLSVPLLRKGESIGTIVLRRTQVHPFSGKQIALLKTFADQAVIALGNVRLFEQVQAKTRELEHSLEDLRTAQDRLVQTEKLASLGQLTAGIAHEIKNPLNFVNNFSALSLDLTDELKDLLAKAELAEELRKDIDELTELLKDNLAKVVRHGKRADSIVKNMLLHSREGSGDHRPADINALVDESLNLAYHGARAENAAFQVTLQRDFDPVAGLVEVFPQEITRVLLNLISNGFYAVSKRKAAPSEAADFKPLVTATTRARGDQVEIRIRDNGTGIPPEAREKIFNPFFTTKPAGEGTGLGLSMSHDIIVKQHGGSIAVETEPGEFTEFIVTLRRKSAAQKLPGEAR from the coding sequence ATGAAGCGAGGGCGATCGGGCTCGAAGTCTTCGGCGCGTCCACCCACATCCAGGGTCAAAAAGCCCGGCCTCCGGGAGCCGGCGCCACGCGCCAAGGCCGCGCCACGCGCCAAGGCCGCGCCGCGCGAGCAGAAGACCTCGGTCGCGGCAGAAAATGCGCGGCTGAAAATTCTGCTGGAGGCCGCCCGGCTGCAGCAACAGGCCAGCGCCGAGATCCTGCGCGCGATCGCCGAGGCCGGCGGCGACGTCGCGCGTCCCTTGCAACAGATTGCCGAGACCATGGCACGGCTGTTCGCGGCACCAAGCGTGTCGGTGCAACTCGCCGAAGGTCGCGAGTTCACGCAGGAATATCGCGTCGGCTCGATCGCGCAGCGTATCGGCTCGGCCTATCCGCGCTCCAACATTAAGGTCGGCGGACGAAATCTGCCCGGCACCGTGGTTGCCGAGAACAGGCAAATCCACATTCCGGACCTCGATCATCTCGATCCCTCGATGGCCGACTTCCCGGGCCTGCCCCATGCCCGGGCCGGGGGCGCCCGCGTCGTGTGCGGCACGCCGCTGCGACGCGAGGGCAGAGCGATCGGCGCGCTCATCGTCTTTCGCGATCAGCTCCTGCCCTTCACCGACGAGGAGCTTGCGCTGCTGCAGAGCGTGGCCGACCAGGCCGTGATCGCGATCGAGAACGCGCGGCTGTTCAACGAAAAGAGGGACGCGCTGGCCCGGCAGACGGCGACCTCCGATATCCTGCGCGTCATCAGCCAGTCCCCGACGGATGCCCAACCGGTCTTCGACGTAATTGCCCAGACGGCCATCCGGCTGCTCGGGTGCCACCGCGCCTTCATTCAACGCTGCGACGACGAGTGCTTCTGGACCGTGACCTGGTGGGGCGCGGAGGGTCGGCTTCCGCTTGCCAACACGCCGCGCGTCAAGATCGACCCCGCAGCCAACTTCCCCTCGCGGGCAATCGTCCAGAAGGAGACTGTGCATCTGCCCGATTGGTCGCTGCTCGAACTGCCGCCCCACGAACGTATGATCCGCGACAGACTGGGGCTTCAAACCGCGCTGTTCATGCCACTGCTTCGCGACAACAAGTGCATCGGTCTGCTTTCGGTCGCCGGAACGCGCCCGAACATGTTTGGAGAAAATGAAATTGCACTGGCCGAATCGTTCCGCGACCAGGCCCTGATCGCGATCGAGAACGTACGCCTGTTCGACGAGGTGCAGTCCAAGGCGGGCGATCTGGCGGAGGCGCTGCAACAGCAGACTGCGACCGCCGACGTGCTCAAGGTCATCAGCCGCTCCGCCTTCGATCTTCAGACGGTGCTCGAGACACTGACGCATTCCGCGGTCGAGTTGAGCGGCACCTCGAACGGCGCCATCTTCCTGCGTGACGGTGACGTCTTCCGCTATCGCGCCTCGTCCCGCGGCGATTCAAATCCCGTATGGCTGAAGTGGCTGGAAGATCATCCCCAGCGAGCAGGTCGGAACACCGCGACGGCCCGGGCGATCGCAACCGGCAAGGTCGCCGCTGTTGCCGACGTGCTGGCCGATCCCGAAGTGGACCTTCCGGCGACGCCGCTCGCCGGCATCCGCGCGGCGCTCAGCGTGCCGCTGCTTCGCGACGGCAAGGTCGAGGGCGTGATGACGCTGACGCGCCAGGTTCCAGGACCGTTCACGGATCGCCAGATCGATCTGGTTCAGACGTTTGCCGACCAGGCGGTGATCGCCATCGAGAACGCCCGGCTGCTCGACGAGATCCAGGCCAAGACACGCGATCTCTCGGAGGCGCTGACCTACCAGACCGGAAGCGCCAACATCCTGAACGTCATCGCCTCGTCGCCGACCGACGTGGCACCGGTGCTGAAGGCGATTGTCGAGAACGCCTGCGAACTCTGCGAAGCAGATGATGCGATCGTCTATCTCAGTGATGGGCAATATCTTCGTTTCAGCGCCCATCATGGACCACTTGAGTTCAACGTGGAAAAGTGGCCCATAGACCGGGCTTCGGCCGCGGGGCGCGCCTTCGTGGATCGGGAGTCCGTGCACATCCACGACGTCTTATCCAAACAGGGCGAGCAGGTTCCGGCAGGACAACTCGCGGCTCGTCGTATCGGCGTTCGCACCATGTTGAGCGTGCCCCTGTTGCGCAAGGGCGAGAGCATCGGAACAATCGTGCTGCGTCGCACCCAAGTGCATCCGTTCAGCGGCAAGCAGATCGCCCTGCTGAAAACCTTTGCCGACCAGGCAGTGATCGCGCTCGGCAATGTCCGCCTGTTCGAGCAAGTGCAGGCGAAGACGCGCGAGCTCGAGCACTCGCTTGAAGACCTCCGCACCGCGCAGGACCGCCTGGTCCAGACCGAGAAGCTGGCGTCGCTCGGCCAGCTCACCGCAGGCATCGCGCACGAGATCAAGAACCCGCTCAACTTCGTCAATAATTTTTCGGCGCTTTCGCTCGATCTCACCGACGAGCTCAAGGACCTTCTTGCGAAGGCGGAGCTGGCCGAGGAGCTTCGCAAGGACATCGACGAGCTGACGGAGCTTTTGAAGGACAATCTGGCCAAGGTCGTCCGACACGGCAAGCGCGCGGACTCCATCGTCAAGAACATGCTGCTGCATTCGCGCGAAGGTTCTGGCGATCACCGCCCGGCCGACATCAACGCGCTGGTCGACGAGAGCCTGAACCTCGCCTATCACGGCGCGCGGGCGGAGAACGCCGCGTTCCAGGTGACACTTCAGCGCGATTTCGACCCCGTCGCGGGCCTGGTCGAGGTGTTCCCGCAGGAAATCACGCGCGTGCTGCTGAATCTGATTTCGAACGGATTTTACGCCGTCAGCAAGCGCAAGGCGGCGCCGAGCGAAGCGGCGGACTTCAAGCCTCTGGTGACGGCGACCACCCGCGCGCGCGGTGATCAAGTCGAAATCCGTATCCGCGACAACGGCACCGGCATTCCGCCCGAGGCCAGGGAGAAGATCTTCAATCCGTTCTTCACGACCAAGCCCGCCGGCGAAGGCACTGGATTGGGGTTGTCGATGAGTCACGACATCATCGTGAAGCAACACGGCGGCTCGATCGCGGTCGAGACGGAGCCGGGCGAATTCACCGAGTTCATCGTCACCCTGCGGCGCAAGAGCGCAGCGCAAAAGCTACCCGGAGAAGCAAGGTGA
- a CDS encoding response regulator: protein MSTYILVVDDEPDVESMFRQHFRRDLRASRFVMEFANSALAALEQVKAIADPSLILILSDINMPGMSGLEMLAQVKTARPNVPVIMITAYGDDGTKRKAAELGAAGLLTKPIDFGLLRQEIDVRLSHAS, encoded by the coding sequence GTGAGCACTTACATTCTCGTGGTCGACGACGAGCCGGACGTCGAGAGCATGTTTCGTCAGCATTTCCGGCGCGATCTGCGTGCCAGCCGGTTCGTGATGGAATTTGCCAATTCGGCGCTGGCGGCGCTCGAACAGGTCAAGGCCATCGCCGATCCGTCGCTGATCCTGATTCTGTCGGACATCAACATGCCCGGCATGAGTGGATTGGAGATGCTGGCCCAGGTGAAGACGGCGCGGCCCAATGTGCCTGTCATCATGATCACCGCCTATGGCGACGACGGGACGAAAAGGAAAGCGGCTGAACTCGGCGCGGCCGGTCTGTTGACCAAGCCCATTGATTTCGGCCTGCTCCGTCAGGAGATCGATGTGCGGTTGAGCCACGCATCGTAA
- a CDS encoding ABC transporter substrate-binding protein: protein MRRREFVALSASCLVWGALANSAQARRPPTVGVLWHAGAPSEEEPYYSALLQGFRDEGYIDGDTIKLEQRFPSESPERFRSFAAELIALQPDVLVGVGSLSTPYLAEATKTIPIVFTIVADPVAMKLVDSLAAPGRNATGFSNYSGDLMGKRLEVLRRALPDLKHVGMLFNPDDHLSSRYLAQAISAAQTLQLDLTQMPVRLPDEFKPTFSDAVGKGVQAVAVAGDGFMFRNRAAIARQCVERRLPVFGWSHETADAGFFASYGTDQRDLVRKAAGYVGRILRGARPADLPVEQPTKFELVLNLKTAKALGVTIPDALLHLADDVIE, encoded by the coding sequence ATGAGACGCCGGGAGTTCGTCGCCCTTTCTGCAAGCTGCCTGGTCTGGGGAGCCCTCGCAAACTCGGCGCAGGCGCGAAGGCCGCCGACCGTCGGAGTCTTGTGGCACGCGGGAGCGCCGAGCGAAGAGGAGCCGTACTACTCGGCTCTGCTGCAGGGCTTTCGCGACGAGGGTTACATCGACGGCGACACGATCAAGCTGGAACAGCGTTTCCCGAGCGAAAGTCCCGAGCGCTTCAGAAGCTTTGCCGCCGAATTGATCGCACTGCAGCCTGATGTGCTGGTTGGAGTTGGCAGCCTCAGCACACCCTATCTGGCGGAAGCCACCAAGACCATTCCGATCGTTTTCACGATTGTGGCCGACCCCGTCGCGATGAAGTTGGTCGACAGCCTCGCGGCCCCAGGCCGCAACGCGACGGGCTTTTCGAACTATTCGGGCGATCTCATGGGAAAGCGTCTGGAGGTCCTGCGCAGGGCGCTTCCCGATCTGAAGCATGTCGGGATGCTTTTCAATCCCGATGATCACTTGTCATCGCGCTATCTGGCGCAAGCGATCTCCGCGGCGCAAACGTTGCAGCTCGATCTCACCCAGATGCCGGTCCGGCTTCCGGACGAGTTCAAGCCAACCTTCTCCGATGCCGTCGGCAAGGGAGTTCAGGCCGTCGCAGTCGCGGGCGATGGATTCATGTTCCGGAATCGCGCAGCGATCGCAAGGCAGTGCGTCGAACGCCGTCTGCCCGTCTTCGGCTGGTCTCATGAAACGGCAGATGCCGGCTTCTTCGCCTCATACGGGACCGATCAACGCGATCTGGTGCGAAAGGCCGCAGGATATGTCGGCAGAATTCTGAGGGGAGCGCGGCCGGCGGATCTGCCTGTCGAGCAACCGACGAAATTCGAGCTGGTGTTGAATCTGAAAACGGCCAAAGCGCTCGGCGTCACGATACCTGACGCTTTGCTGCATCTCGCCGACGACGTTATTGAATGA
- a CDS encoding bifunctional diguanylate cyclase/phosphodiesterase, with protein MGASIRWTARLRVLLRQWRGAPLTWLIIGGFVLMAAMAIGTGLTVDRFRQNAIESGRESLESSVRLLARHFDREFADFTVLQKSIIAELESHGIDSPDVFRSEMATLAMHEVLRTKASGWSDIAGANVFDASGALINSSKRWPVADISVSDRGYFIRLKNDPALQEEIEVVPGRFGNGPAIVFARRVSGPHGEFLGVVSRAITPEQLESFFASTGLGEDSSIAMHHQNGQLLARVPHVDAMIGQNYRTGSPEQKAVFERSFVTTQLESPIDGKERIVASRMLTGEPLVVVATRSLDATLATWRTQTKFFVTVAVLSIGLLVLTLFLIFRQVTNRVSLEKQRLDTAMNTMTQGLLMFDQDERLIVCNRRYIDMYGLSTAVVKPGVDFRDVIQHRADTGSFEGDVDAYCDRILSQVGLTQSSIVETTDGRLIEIKNHPGAAGGWLATHDDVTERIRADERIAHMAHYDALTDLPNRVLMRGHLERRVAELSHGKPFAILYIDVDEFKGVNDSLGHEVGDELLRQVASRLRACVSGNDLVARLGGDEFAIVKAGTSDQAELSSLAERILTSLRLPVDCKGQEITTDASIGIAVAPDHGDIIDDLLKRADLAMYAAKSEGRGTFRIFVPEYDAKARQRRQLELDLRQALARREFEVHYQPLVDLSANVVTGCEALLRWRHPERGMVSPADFIPVAEDTGLIGEIGEWVLRQACTEAASWPGDIHIAVNVSPVQFRSKTLALKVAAALAESGLAPERLELEITETVLIRDDEEALTILQQLRELGVRIALDDFGTGYSSLSYLHRFPFDKIKIDRSFISDIGQSEDSSPIVQAVVHMAAARHMATTAEGVETEAQREVLRQLGCSQMQGWLFSPAVPAAKLKQLLSKQAAAA; from the coding sequence ATGGGCGCATCAATCCGATGGACCGCGCGACTGCGCGTGCTGCTTCGCCAATGGCGCGGCGCGCCGCTGACATGGCTGATCATCGGCGGCTTCGTGCTGATGGCGGCGATGGCCATCGGCACCGGGCTCACAGTTGACCGCTTCCGCCAGAACGCCATCGAGAGCGGCCGCGAAAGCCTGGAAAGCTCCGTCCGTCTGCTGGCCCGCCATTTCGACCGCGAATTCGCCGATTTCACGGTGCTCCAGAAGAGCATCATCGCGGAACTGGAAAGCCACGGCATCGATTCCCCCGATGTGTTCCGCAGCGAGATGGCGACGCTCGCGATGCATGAGGTGCTGCGCACCAAGGCGAGCGGCTGGTCCGACATTGCCGGCGCCAATGTGTTCGATGCGAGCGGCGCGCTGATCAACTCGTCGAAGCGCTGGCCGGTCGCCGATATTTCCGTCTCCGATCGCGGCTATTTCATCAGGCTCAAGAACGACCCGGCCCTGCAGGAAGAGATCGAGGTCGTGCCGGGGCGGTTCGGCAATGGTCCGGCGATCGTGTTCGCCCGGCGCGTGTCGGGACCCCATGGCGAGTTCCTCGGCGTGGTGTCGCGGGCGATCACGCCGGAGCAGCTCGAATCCTTCTTCGCCTCGACCGGCCTCGGCGAGGATTCCTCGATCGCGATGCACCACCAGAACGGCCAGCTGCTTGCGCGCGTTCCTCATGTCGACGCCATGATCGGGCAGAACTACCGCACCGGCTCGCCCGAGCAGAAGGCCGTGTTCGAGCGCAGCTTCGTCACGACGCAGCTCGAAAGCCCGATCGACGGCAAGGAGCGCATCGTCGCCTCGCGCATGCTGACCGGCGAGCCGCTGGTCGTGGTCGCCACCAGATCGCTGGACGCAACGCTCGCCACATGGCGCACGCAAACCAAGTTCTTCGTCACCGTGGCCGTGCTCTCGATCGGCCTGCTCGTGCTGACGCTGTTCCTGATCTTCCGCCAGGTCACCAACCGCGTCTCGCTCGAGAAGCAGCGGCTGGACACCGCCATGAACACGATGACGCAGGGCCTCTTGATGTTCGACCAGGACGAGCGGCTCATCGTCTGCAACCGCCGCTACATCGACATGTACGGGCTCTCGACCGCGGTGGTGAAGCCCGGCGTGGATTTCCGCGACGTGATCCAGCATCGTGCCGACACCGGCTCGTTCGAGGGCGACGTCGACGCCTATTGCGACAGGATCCTGAGCCAGGTCGGGCTGACGCAGAGCAGCATCGTCGAGACCACCGACGGCCGCCTGATCGAAATCAAGAACCATCCCGGCGCGGCCGGCGGCTGGCTCGCCACCCATGACGACGTCACCGAGCGCATCCGCGCCGACGAGCGCATCGCGCATATGGCGCATTACGATGCGCTCACCGACCTGCCCAACCGCGTGCTGATGCGCGGCCATCTGGAGCGCCGCGTCGCGGAGCTCAGCCACGGCAAGCCGTTTGCGATCCTCTATATCGACGTCGACGAGTTCAAGGGCGTCAACGATTCGCTGGGCCACGAGGTCGGCGACGAATTGTTGCGCCAGGTCGCGAGCCGCCTGCGCGCCTGCGTCAGCGGCAACGATCTGGTGGCGCGGCTCGGGGGCGACGAGTTCGCGATCGTCAAGGCCGGCACCAGCGACCAGGCCGAGCTGAGCTCGCTGGCCGAACGGATCCTGACGTCGCTGCGCCTGCCTGTCGATTGCAAGGGCCAGGAGATCACGACCGATGCCAGCATCGGCATCGCGGTCGCGCCCGACCACGGCGACATCATCGACGACCTGCTCAAGCGCGCGGATCTCGCAATGTATGCGGCGAAGTCGGAAGGGCGCGGCACCTTCCGCATCTTCGTGCCCGAATACGACGCCAAGGCGCGGCAGCGCCGCCAGCTCGAGCTCGACTTGCGCCAGGCGCTGGCCCGCCGCGAATTCGAGGTGCATTACCAGCCGCTGGTCGATCTCTCCGCCAATGTCGTGACGGGATGCGAGGCGCTGCTCCGCTGGCGCCATCCGGAGCGCGGCATGGTCTCGCCCGCGGACTTCATTCCGGTCGCCGAGGACACCGGCCTGATCGGCGAGATCGGGGAATGGGTCTTGAGACAGGCCTGCACGGAAGCAGCCTCATGGCCAGGCGACATCCACATTGCGGTCAACGTCTCCCCGGTGCAATTCCGCTCCAAGACGCTGGCGCTGAAGGTTGCGGCTGCGCTCGCCGAGTCGGGCCTCGCGCCTGAAAGGCTCGAGCTCGAGATCACCGAGACCGTGCTGATCCGTGACGACGAGGAGGCGCTGACCATCCTGCAGCAGCTGCGCGAGCTCGGCGTGCGCATCGCGCTCGACGATTTCGGCACCGGCTATTCGTCGCTAAGCTATCTGCACCGCTTCCCGTTCGACAAGATCAAGATCGACCGCAGCTTCATCAGCGACATCGGCCAGTCCGAGGACTCCTCGCCGATCGTGCAGGCCGTGGTGCACATGGCCGCCGCCCGCCACATGGCGACGACAGCCGAAGGCGTCGAGACCGAGGCCCAGCGCGAGGTGCTGCGGCAGCTCGGCTGCAGCCAGATGCAGGGCTGGCTGTTCAGCCCGGCGGTGCCGGCCGCGAAGCTGAAGCAGCTGCTGTCGAAGCAGGCGGCTGCGGCTTAA